Proteins from one Pseudomonas grandcourensis genomic window:
- a CDS encoding carbon-nitrogen hydrolase family protein: MRKLLYLTFSMALLAALTTYAMWAADRPVGHYLSDLRISLAVDQGTPADRGNLLGIQPELFPTDYQSPERLHRKLAAYLQAARDQGLLNGKTVVVLPEHVGTWLMVSGEKDELYQASTLKEAMNWLAVSNPLKFAKALIGAEGGNRLDDAHLRMKAKAMARDYQALFGGLAREFHVTLVAGSIVLPEPSIIDGTLRIGRGALYNSSVVFNSEGLPIGQPQRQIHPFFAEQNGIKANGEHSLNVVDTPAGRLGVLIGHDSWYPENYLKLNDQSVQLVAVPAFVAGRGTWDQPWRGYRGSSVPASVNLKPGEVSEGQAWQRLTLTTRTPASQAVAGMSVFLRGQFWDQGSAGHSFLSSNGQQFADGNAHGARLLNLWL; this comes from the coding sequence ATGCGCAAACTTTTGTACCTGACATTTTCCATGGCGTTGCTCGCCGCCCTCACGACCTACGCGATGTGGGCCGCCGACCGGCCGGTGGGTCATTACCTTTCGGACCTGCGGATCAGCCTGGCTGTCGACCAGGGCACGCCTGCGGACCGTGGCAACCTGTTGGGCATCCAGCCCGAACTGTTTCCTACCGACTATCAAAGCCCCGAGCGCTTGCACCGTAAGCTCGCGGCCTATCTGCAAGCAGCCCGGGACCAGGGTTTGCTGAATGGCAAGACCGTCGTCGTATTGCCGGAGCACGTCGGTACCTGGCTGATGGTCAGCGGCGAAAAGGATGAGCTGTATCAGGCCAGCACCCTCAAGGAGGCCATGAACTGGCTGGCGGTGAGCAATCCCCTGAAGTTCGCCAAGGCGTTGATCGGCGCCGAGGGCGGCAACCGTCTGGACGATGCCCACCTGCGCATGAAAGCCAAGGCAATGGCCAGGGATTACCAGGCATTGTTCGGAGGGTTGGCCAGGGAATTCCACGTGACGCTGGTGGCGGGTTCCATCGTGTTGCCCGAACCGAGCATCATCGACGGCACCTTGAGAATCGGCCGCGGCGCGCTGTACAACAGCAGCGTGGTGTTCAACAGCGAAGGCCTGCCGATCGGCCAGCCCCAGCGCCAGATACACCCGTTCTTCGCAGAACAGAACGGGATCAAGGCGAACGGTGAACACTCGCTCAACGTCGTTGATACCCCCGCAGGAAGACTGGGCGTATTGATCGGCCACGACAGCTGGTACCCGGAAAACTACCTCAAGCTCAACGACCAAAGCGTACAGCTGGTTGCGGTACCGGCCTTTGTTGCCGGCCGTGGCACTTGGGATCAACCTTGGCGCGGCTACAGGGGTTCGTCGGTGCCGGCATCGGTCAACCTGAAGCCTGGAGAAGTCAGTGAAGGCCAGGCCTGGCAGCGCCTGACCCTCACGACCCGGACGCCGGCCAGTCAGGCAGTCGCTGGCATGAGCGTGTTCCTGCGGGGTCAGTTCTGGGATCAGGGCAGCGCCGGACACAGTTTCCTCAGCAGCAACGGCCAGCAATTTGCCGATGGCAACGCCCATGGCGCGCGCTTGCTGAACCTCTGGTTGTAA
- a CDS encoding HlyD family type I secretion periplasmic adaptor subunit produces the protein MQMSQHTEMITADPRTAVDLDVGKPARWGVWLVLAGFGGFLLWSWLAPLDAGVVATGTVKVTSNRKAVQHLSGGTVEAILVREGDLVTKGQEVVRLDSLRAVAEEGAISAQYIVSKTVENRLEAERDDRNVVNFDPELLKRFKDDHRLEAAMDLQQRLLDTRRAGLAGEISILQENLAASAVQLKGLQQVYSARASQISFLNQELQGTRVLTAEGYVPRNRLLELERSNADLSAGQAENLNNIARVRSQTTEIKLRILQRQHDYLKEVESQLTETAKENTTLADRLRALDYEVTHTVIRSPIDGMVQALSIATVGGIIQPGFKIMEIVPVNEPLQVDAMIPVQAIDKMVPGLPVDISFPAFNHARTPNIPGRVKTISADRLMDEENKQPFYLAQVEVTPDGMSLLGSNHIRPGMPASVTIKTGERNMLSYLLKPMLERVDSSFKEQ, from the coding sequence ATGCAAATGAGCCAACATACCGAGATGATTACAGCCGATCCCAGGACCGCGGTAGACCTGGACGTCGGCAAACCCGCACGGTGGGGCGTATGGCTGGTGCTTGCCGGCTTCGGCGGCTTCCTCCTGTGGTCCTGGCTGGCGCCGCTGGATGCCGGCGTGGTAGCGACAGGCACGGTCAAGGTCACCAGCAATCGCAAAGCCGTGCAACATTTGAGCGGCGGTACCGTGGAGGCCATTCTCGTTCGCGAAGGCGATCTGGTGACAAAAGGCCAGGAGGTGGTCCGCCTCGACTCATTGCGTGCCGTTGCCGAGGAGGGGGCGATCAGCGCCCAGTACATCGTCAGCAAGACGGTGGAAAACCGTCTGGAAGCGGAACGTGACGACCGCAATGTGGTGAACTTCGATCCTGAACTGCTCAAGCGCTTCAAGGATGACCACCGCCTGGAAGCCGCCATGGACCTGCAACAGCGCCTGCTCGATACCCGGCGCGCCGGTCTCGCTGGCGAAATCAGCATCCTGCAGGAGAACCTGGCGGCGTCGGCGGTGCAGCTCAAGGGCCTGCAGCAGGTCTATAGCGCCCGTGCCTCACAGATCAGTTTCCTCAACCAGGAGCTGCAAGGCACCCGCGTGCTGACGGCCGAAGGCTATGTGCCGCGCAACCGCCTGCTTGAACTGGAACGCAGCAATGCCGACCTCTCGGCCGGCCAGGCCGAGAACCTCAACAACATCGCCCGGGTGCGTAGCCAGACCACCGAAATCAAGCTGCGCATCCTGCAGCGCCAGCACGACTACCTGAAGGAAGTCGAATCGCAGCTGACGGAAACCGCCAAGGAAAACACCACCCTGGCCGACCGCCTGCGCGCACTCGACTATGAAGTGACCCACACGGTGATTCGGTCACCGATCGATGGCATGGTCCAGGCCCTGAGCATCGCCACCGTCGGCGGGATCATTCAGCCCGGCTTCAAGATCATGGAAATCGTTCCGGTCAACGAACCGTTGCAGGTCGACGCAATGATTCCCGTGCAGGCTATCGACAAGATGGTCCCCGGCCTGCCTGTGGATATTTCCTTCCCGGCCTTCAACCATGCCAGGACACCCAATATCCCCGGCCGAGTGAAGACCATTTCCGCCGACCGCCTGATGGACGAGGAAAACAAGCAGCCGTTCTATCTGGCCCAGGTGGAGGTCACCCCCGATGGCATGAGCCTACTTGGCAGCAATCATATTCGCCCTGGTATGCCCGCCAGCGTCACCATAAAGACAGGCGAACGCAATATGTTGAGCTATCTTCTTAAACCAATGCTCGAACGTGTGGACAGCTCATTCAAGGAACAATGA
- a CDS encoding type I secretion system permease/ATPase: protein MPKQSSIRSELADALFRMRRSFYSLGAFSGVINVMMLTPAIYMLQVYDRALVSRNVTTLAMLTVLVVGLFLLMSMLEMVRTRVLIRVGNCLDMDLNRRIFTAAFERNLSRAGGNPAQALQDLAQVRQFVTGNSLFAFFDAPWTPIYLLVAYLIHPLLGLLTLIGSVILVALAWLTEKATQRPLAEANQAAISSGQFANNNLRNAEVIEAMGMLPSISKRWYLSHLRILEMQTMASDRAALISSTGRFVRITLQSLILGAGALLAIEGKITPGMMIACSILTGRALGPVEQVIASWKQLLGCRTAWGRLNEMLHDYPRRPPSMSLQRPMGMLAVENVYAGAPGTNNTILRGVSFSLVPGESLGIIGPSASGKSTLARLLVGVWPAQAGKVRLDGADIFNWNKGELGPWLGYLPQDVELFEGNIADNIARFGEVDSEAVIRAAKITGVHEMILRFPQGYDTRLGTDGSPLSGGQKQRIALARALYGEPNLIVLDEPNANLDDVGEKALVDALAELKGRGATVILISHRPNVLCAVDKVLMLRDGGVQMLGTRDEVFAALRKASVIPAGASTPLASVKARE, encoded by the coding sequence ATGCCCAAGCAGTCGAGCATCCGTTCCGAACTGGCAGACGCGCTCTTTCGCATGCGTCGCAGTTTTTATTCGCTGGGAGCATTCAGCGGCGTCATAAACGTCATGATGTTGACGCCAGCTATTTATATGCTGCAGGTCTATGATCGAGCCTTGGTCAGTCGCAACGTCACGACGCTGGCGATGTTGACGGTCCTGGTGGTGGGTCTGTTCCTGCTGATGTCCATGCTGGAAATGGTCCGCACCCGCGTACTGATCCGGGTCGGCAACTGCCTCGACATGGACCTCAATCGACGCATTTTCACTGCTGCATTCGAGCGCAACCTGAGCCGCGCCGGAGGCAACCCGGCCCAGGCCCTGCAAGACCTCGCCCAGGTCCGTCAGTTCGTCACCGGCAATTCCCTGTTCGCTTTCTTCGATGCACCGTGGACGCCGATCTACCTGCTGGTCGCCTATCTGATCCATCCACTGCTCGGGCTGCTCACGCTGATCGGCTCGGTGATTCTGGTGGCCCTGGCCTGGCTCACCGAGAAGGCGACACAGAGGCCGCTCGCCGAAGCCAACCAGGCCGCCATCTCCTCCGGCCAATTCGCCAACAACAACCTGCGCAACGCCGAGGTCATCGAGGCCATGGGCATGCTGCCGTCGATCAGCAAGCGCTGGTACCTGAGCCATTTGCGCATCCTGGAAATGCAGACCATGGCCTCCGATCGTGCCGCCTTGATCAGCAGCACCGGGCGCTTCGTGCGGATCACTTTGCAGTCGCTGATCCTCGGCGCCGGCGCACTGCTGGCGATCGAAGGCAAGATCACCCCGGGGATGATGATTGCCTGCTCGATCCTCACCGGCCGCGCACTGGGTCCGGTGGAACAGGTCATCGCGTCGTGGAAGCAACTGCTCGGTTGCCGTACGGCCTGGGGCCGGCTCAACGAGATGCTGCACGACTATCCGCGCCGGCCACCGAGCATGTCCCTGCAGCGGCCAATGGGCATGCTGGCGGTGGAGAATGTGTATGCCGGTGCCCCAGGTACCAACAACACGATTCTGCGCGGAGTGAGCTTCAGCCTTGTCCCCGGCGAAAGCCTTGGCATTATCGGTCCATCCGCTTCGGGCAAATCCACCCTCGCCCGCCTGCTGGTTGGCGTCTGGCCGGCGCAGGCCGGCAAGGTGCGCCTGGACGGTGCGGACATATTCAACTGGAACAAGGGTGAACTTGGCCCTTGGCTCGGCTACCTGCCACAGGACGTCGAGCTGTTCGAGGGCAATATCGCCGACAACATTGCGCGTTTTGGCGAAGTGGACAGCGAAGCGGTCATCCGCGCCGCCAAGATCACTGGCGTGCACGAGATGATCCTGCGTTTTCCACAGGGTTATGACACCCGCCTGGGCACCGATGGCAGCCCGCTATCCGGTGGCCAGAAGCAGCGCATCGCCCTGGCCCGCGCGCTGTATGGCGAGCCCAATCTGATCGTGCTGGACGAGCCGAACGCCAACCTCGACGACGTCGGCGAGAAGGCCTTGGTCGACGCCTTGGCCGAACTCAAGGGCCGTGGTGCCACCGTCATCCTGATTTCTCACCGTCCCAACGTACTCTGTGCCGTCGACAAGGTGCTGATGCTGCGCGACGGCGGCGTGCAGATGCTCGGCACGCGTGATGAAGTATTCGCAGCGCTGCGCAAGGCCAGTGTGATCCCTGCAGGCGCGTCAACTCCACTGGCCTCTGTCAAAGCACGGGAGTGA
- a CDS encoding TolC family outer membrane protein: MDRHCLLFCLLGLALPADAMDLKQAWDLLQFQGPIYQASVHEKEAGQENRAIGKAGLLPQINASGYDNKVNGSQSQNGIDRDLHYDSKGANVRLRQPLFNKQKMAEYRQGQQRADYSNAVFDAKSQDAAVRLAESYFDVLLASETITLAKSKLSAFEEQLASAKRRQELGAGTITDIDESTARRDLAEAELIEAQDNLVNANRKLEEYIGETPESLTTLRPSFDTPPLVPGNLQDWLVKAQVDSPLIHARRYSRDLAEEEVKRASAGHWPTLDFIAGYTAGESQSLSELNQRNHYGSFGLEVNIPIFSGGGVSALTRQASANSDKAADELDAARQEVITGTTREYQGILSGAKRIRALEKAVASNERSLASSRKGFKEGGTSTNSDVLNAEELLFVARHDLFDAKLRYLMSRLRLASSVGSLGDDDIDQINNYLGPELLVTK; this comes from the coding sequence ATGGACCGTCATTGCCTGCTCTTCTGCCTGCTGGGGTTGGCCTTGCCGGCCGACGCCATGGACCTCAAGCAAGCCTGGGATCTGTTGCAGTTCCAGGGCCCTATCTACCAGGCCTCCGTGCATGAAAAAGAGGCCGGCCAGGAAAACCGCGCCATCGGCAAGGCCGGCCTGCTACCGCAGATCAATGCCTCGGGCTACGACAACAAGGTCAATGGCTCCCAAAGCCAGAACGGCATCGACAGAGATCTCCACTACGACTCCAAGGGCGCTAACGTGCGCCTGCGCCAACCGCTGTTCAACAAACAGAAAATGGCCGAATACCGCCAGGGTCAACAACGCGCCGACTACAGCAACGCGGTATTCGATGCCAAGAGCCAGGACGCCGCGGTGCGCCTGGCCGAAAGCTATTTCGATGTGCTCCTGGCCAGCGAAACCATCACCCTGGCCAAGTCCAAGCTGAGCGCCTTCGAAGAACAACTCGCCTCGGCGAAACGGCGCCAGGAACTGGGAGCCGGCACCATCACCGACATCGACGAATCGACCGCTCGCCGCGACCTCGCCGAAGCCGAACTGATCGAAGCGCAAGACAACCTGGTCAACGCGAACCGCAAGCTCGAGGAATACATCGGTGAAACCCCCGAATCGCTGACCACCTTGCGTCCGAGTTTCGATACACCACCGCTGGTACCAGGCAACCTGCAGGACTGGTTGGTCAAAGCCCAGGTCGATAGCCCGCTGATCCATGCGCGCCGGTACAGCCGCGACCTCGCCGAAGAAGAAGTGAAGCGCGCCAGCGCCGGCCACTGGCCAACACTGGACTTCATCGCCGGCTATACCGCGGGCGAGAGCCAATCACTCTCCGAGCTGAATCAACGCAACCATTACGGCTCGTTCGGGCTGGAAGTCAATATCCCGATATTCTCCGGTGGGGGTGTCAGCGCATTGACTCGCCAGGCCAGTGCCAATAGCGACAAGGCCGCGGATGAACTCGACGCAGCACGACAGGAAGTCATCACTGGAACCACCCGTGAGTATCAAGGCATCCTGAGCGGCGCCAAACGCATTCGCGCACTGGAGAAGGCCGTGGCGTCCAACGAACGCTCGCTGGCATCGTCACGCAAGGGTTTCAAGGAAGGCGGCACCAGCACCAACTCGGATGTCCTCAATGCAGAAGAACTGCTCTTCGTTGCACGCCACGACCTGTTCGATGCCAAGTTGCGCTATTTGATGTCGCGCCTGCGCCTGGCCTCCTCGGTGGGCAGCCTGGGCGACGACGATATCGACCAGATCAACAACTACCTCGGCCCGGAACTGCTGGTCACCAAATAA